The following proteins are encoded in a genomic region of Cataglyphis hispanica isolate Lineage 1 chromosome 9, ULB_Chis1_1.0, whole genome shotgun sequence:
- the LOC126851835 gene encoding piggyBac transposable element-derived protein 5-like, which yields MWRNNSENFNDELFMDALSDCSEGNDMQISDYESSENDSIVRPIRQNNRRILLSETEDDAVSSTSDTDEDSIVNDDDDWSQNDIELQLEAYGRTSSVNTLPQDQENVWEIVQLFLGNDLFELFVTETNRYHSQVVNRYKEYKTLKWVDVTVTEMKKFLGLIILMGQTRKDDIYDYWSTLSYIETPIFPKIMSRNRFMQIWRMWHFCNNDLLYDKTDKLFKIREVLNYVQNKFQTVYTPKQELSLDEGIIPWRGRLSFRTYNPAKLVKYGILVRMLCEATSGYICNFKVYSGTAGRLQDTVLSILRPYMGFHHHIYMDNYYNSVNTAELLLQNSTRICGTIRSNRGLPQNLKNIRLNEHETKFARKGQVLLHLWQAKKNRLVRTISTIHSAEMCAEIYDDGALGTKLLAHRSGSRC from the exons ATGTGGAGAAATAAcagtgaaaattttaatgatgagTTGTTCATGGACGCGCTATCAGACTGTTCTGAAGGCAACGATATGCAGATAAGCGATTATGAATCTAGCGAAAATGATAGTATTGTTCGTCCCATACGTCAAAATAATCGTCGAATACTTCTGAGCGAAACGGAAGATGATGCTGTGAGTTCCACCTCTGACACGGATGAAGACAGTATTGTCAATGATGACGATGATTGGTCACAGAATGATATAGAACTTCAGCTAGAAGCATATGGTCGAACTTCAAGCGTGAACACGCTACCTCAAGATCAAGAAAACGTATGGGAAATAGTGCAGTTGTTTCTGGgtaatgatttatttgaattatttgtaaCAGAAACAAATAGATATCACTCTCAGGTTGTAAACAggtataaagaatataaaacacTGAAATGGGTTGATGTCACAGTGACAGAAATGAAAAAGTTTCTGGGTTTAATTATCTTGATGGGACAAACACGTAAAGATGATATATATGACTATTGGTCAACTCTTTCATATATAGAAACCccaatttttccaaaaataatgaGTCGCAAtagatttatgcaaatatggAGAATGTggcatttttgcaataatgatCTATTGTATGACAAGAccgacaaattatttaaaattagagaagttttaaattatgtacaaaacAAATTCCAAACTGTATATACGCCAAAGCAAGAATTGTCACTGGATGAAGGCATAATACCGTGGCGAGGCAGATTATCTTTTCGCACCTATAATCCCGCAAAACTTGTAAAATACGGAATTTTAGTGAGGATGCTCTGCGAAGCAACATCAGGATATATTTGCAACTTCAAAGTATATTCAGGCACAGCAGGAAGATTACAAGATACGGTTTTATCAATTCTACGTCCTTATATGGGATTCCATCATCACATTTACAtggataattattacaatagcgTCAATACAGCCGAATTACTGCTACAGAATTCTACGAGAATTTGTGGAACAATAAGGTCAAATAGAGGATTGCCGCAGAATTTAAAGAACATTAGATTAAATGAACATGAAACGAAATTTGCGAGAAAGGGACAAGTTCTTTTACACCTGTGGCAAGCAAAGAAAAACCGACTAGTAAGAACCATTTCAACCATTCACTCAGCAGAAATG TGCGCTGAGATTTATGATGACGGAGCCTTGGGTACAAAGCTGCTAGCTCATAGATCCGGTAGTCGATGCTGA